In the Abyssisolibacter fermentans genome, TTTCACAATGAAATTAGATTATTTATGTGTATTTTATGCTCCTAGTCCTATATTATTACAAATTCTAAGTTAGGAAGCATTTTCTTCAATTTAAATGCTATTGGATGTTCTTCAAATTCTTCACCATCTGGTGAAACACCCATAACTATATCTGTAACTTCTCTTTTAGTAGCAAAATCAGAAATTGCTTTTATAACATCTTTAGATCTAATTACTGTAAGCTCCGCTCCAGCTTCCTTTGATACTCTAAATAAATATTCTAAAGCGTCTCCATCACTAGAA is a window encoding:
- a CDS encoding universal stress protein gives rise to the protein MQRKQNIMVCVTQQKTCERLILSGHKLIKNENDKLYVIHVVNEKDKFLNNSSDGDALEYLFRVSKEAGAELTVIRSKDVIKAISDFATKREVTDIVMGVSPDGEEFEEHPIAFKLKKMLPNLEFVII